In Thamnophis elegans isolate rThaEle1 chromosome 13, rThaEle1.pri, whole genome shotgun sequence, one DNA window encodes the following:
- the C13H11orf88 gene encoding UPF0722 protein C11orf88 homolog — MASSPPAPAPSPAASPMAFAGSSEQDVALAKSFWNSVTLQPPLESRLGARSGSLCDGASGPRRSSTGKTSHSSFSSSVSDKREEDRHPETEKDEWKEHYLEKAKMREDIIALLKKQREERISKESLSSPHKPKAKSSQSSKKEKEEQSEDEESVKTLP, encoded by the exons ATGGCCAGCTCGCCGCCCGCGCCCGCGCCCTCGCCCGCCGCCTCCCCGATGGCCTTCGCCGGCTCCAGCGAGCAGGACGTGGCACTGGCCAAGTCCTTCTGGAACTCCGTCACCCTCCAGCCGCCGCTCGAGTCCCGGCTGGGCGCCCGCAGCGGCTCGCTTTGCGACGGCGCCTCCGGCCCGCGACGGAGCTCGACCG ggAAAACCAGCCATTCGTCCTTTTCATCCTCCGTGAGTGACA AACGAGAAGAAGATAGACACCCGGAGACGGAGAAAGATGAGTGGAAAGAACACTACCTGGAGAAG GCTAAAATGAGAGAAGACATCATTGCATTACTGAAAAAACAAAGGGAAGAGAGAATATCG aAAGAGTCCTTATCTAGTCCACACAAGCCGAAGGCCAAATCATCACAGAG TtccaaaaaggagaaggaagaacagTCGGAGGACGAAGAGAGCGTAAAGACGTTACCTTGA
- the LAYN gene encoding layilin isoform X1 → MWLPGCDGGAAGGLWQLPLLLLRLGAFCEPAGGQEARLPSGQAVCLRGTQRPCYKIVYFHEVARRVGFQEALQTCRSDGADLVSIESQSEQVMVENMIQRFSASDGDFWIGLRREDEPENGTECPSLYTWTDGSSSTFRNWYADEPSCGSEWCVVMYHQPSAPAGDGGRYLFQWNDDRCNMKNNFICKYSEEKPTVVPELAASQTGYITGSSAFTSPEPPMQEAVANKTLPQAKEPAWSLLYILISSIPALLLLIAIAVFIFWVYAKRKREQREENTKEKDDWSSTKTRNSPSLEIYNVIKTQGEADLDGTRPQTQNSSFRVRLGGEDLCGDYDNMVVNNSESGFVTLASTESGFVTNDIYELCHDRVGPSKESAWVENEIYGY, encoded by the exons ATGTGGCTCCCGGGCTGCGACGGGGGAGCGGCCGGTGGGCTCTggcagctgccgctgctgctgctacgGCTGGGCGCCTTCTGCGAGCCGGCGGGCGGCCAGGAGGCCAGGCTGCCCAGCG GGCAGGCCGTCTGCCTGAGAGGCACGCAACGGCCTTGCTACAAAATCGTCTACTTCCACGAAGTCGCACGTAGGGTCGGCTTCCAGGAAGCGCTTCAAACCTGCCGGAGTGATGGCGCAGACCTGGTCAGCATCGAATCCCAGTCGGAACAGGTGATGGTTGAGAATATGATCCAGCGTTTTTCAGCCTCCGATGGCGATTTCTGGATCGGCCTCCGGAGAGAAGACGAACCCGAGAACGGCACCGAATGTCCATCTTTGTACACCTGGACCGACGGGAGTTCGTCCACCTTTCG aaactggtACGCGGATGAGCCCTCCTGTGGAAGTGAGTGGTGCGTGGTGATGTATCACCAGCCCTCGGCACCTGCTGGCGACGGGGGACGTTACCTGTTCCAGTGGAACGATGACCGATGCAACATGAAAAACAACTTTATTTGTAAATATTCAGAAG AAAAGCCAACAGTTGTCCCTGAATTGGCTGCTTCTCAAACAG GGTATATAACAGGGTCTTCAGCATTCACATCCCCAGAACCCCCcatgcaggaggctgtcgctaACAAAACCCTCCCACAGGCCAAAg AGCCTGCTTGGAGCCTTCTGTACATCTTAATTTCAAGCATTCCTGCTTTGCTTCTGTTGATCGCCATCGCCGTTTTTATCTTTTGGGTTTACGCAAAAAG GAAACGGGAGCAGAGAGAGGAGAACACGAAGGAAAAAGACGATTGGTCGTCTACCAAGACGCGAAACAGCCCCAGTTTAGAGATATATAACGTGATTAAAACCCAGGGGGAAGCCGATCTTGATGGAACGAGACCACAAACCCAGAACTCCTCTTTCCGTGTCCGTCTCGGAGGAGAAGACCTCTGTGGAGACTATGACAATATGGTGGTCAACAACTCCGAGAGTGGCTTCGTGACCTTGGCAAGCACCGAAAGCGGGTTTGTCACCAACGACATCTATGAACTCTGCCATGACCGAGTGGGGCCAAGCAAAGAGTCCGCTTGGGTAGAAAACGAAATTTACGGATATTGA
- the LAYN gene encoding layilin isoform X2, with protein sequence MWLPGCDGGAAGGLWQLPLLLLRLGAFCEPAGGQEARLPSGQAVCLRGTQRPCYKIVYFHEVARRVGFQEALQTCRSDGADLVSIESQSEQVMVENMIQRFSASDGDFWIGLRREDEPENGTECPSLYTWTDGSSSTFRNWYADEPSCGSEWCVVMYHQPSAPAGDGGRYLFQWNDDRCNMKNNFICKYSEEKPTVVPELAASQTEPAWSLLYILISSIPALLLLIAIAVFIFWVYAKRKREQREENTKEKDDWSSTKTRNSPSLEIYNVIKTQGEADLDGTRPQTQNSSFRVRLGGEDLCGDYDNMVVNNSESGFVTLASTESGFVTNDIYELCHDRVGPSKESAWVENEIYGY encoded by the exons ATGTGGCTCCCGGGCTGCGACGGGGGAGCGGCCGGTGGGCTCTggcagctgccgctgctgctgctacgGCTGGGCGCCTTCTGCGAGCCGGCGGGCGGCCAGGAGGCCAGGCTGCCCAGCG GGCAGGCCGTCTGCCTGAGAGGCACGCAACGGCCTTGCTACAAAATCGTCTACTTCCACGAAGTCGCACGTAGGGTCGGCTTCCAGGAAGCGCTTCAAACCTGCCGGAGTGATGGCGCAGACCTGGTCAGCATCGAATCCCAGTCGGAACAGGTGATGGTTGAGAATATGATCCAGCGTTTTTCAGCCTCCGATGGCGATTTCTGGATCGGCCTCCGGAGAGAAGACGAACCCGAGAACGGCACCGAATGTCCATCTTTGTACACCTGGACCGACGGGAGTTCGTCCACCTTTCG aaactggtACGCGGATGAGCCCTCCTGTGGAAGTGAGTGGTGCGTGGTGATGTATCACCAGCCCTCGGCACCTGCTGGCGACGGGGGACGTTACCTGTTCCAGTGGAACGATGACCGATGCAACATGAAAAACAACTTTATTTGTAAATATTCAGAAG AAAAGCCAACAGTTGTCCCTGAATTGGCTGCTTCTCAAACAG AGCCTGCTTGGAGCCTTCTGTACATCTTAATTTCAAGCATTCCTGCTTTGCTTCTGTTGATCGCCATCGCCGTTTTTATCTTTTGGGTTTACGCAAAAAG GAAACGGGAGCAGAGAGAGGAGAACACGAAGGAAAAAGACGATTGGTCGTCTACCAAGACGCGAAACAGCCCCAGTTTAGAGATATATAACGTGATTAAAACCCAGGGGGAAGCCGATCTTGATGGAACGAGACCACAAACCCAGAACTCCTCTTTCCGTGTCCGTCTCGGAGGAGAAGACCTCTGTGGAGACTATGACAATATGGTGGTCAACAACTCCGAGAGTGGCTTCGTGACCTTGGCAAGCACCGAAAGCGGGTTTGTCACCAACGACATCTATGAACTCTGCCATGACCGAGTGGGGCCAAGCAAAGAGTCCGCTTGGGTAGAAAACGAAATTTACGGATATTGA